The DNA window GGAAACCTTGAATTTGATGTTGTGAACATAGTTGTTTGTTCTTCTGTAAATCACAGTTCACTGTCGCAACTTGGATAGTCCCACCAAGCTTCTTAGCAACTTTATGCATTGTGggtttcaatttcttacAATATCCACACCATGGGGCATAAAATTCAACCAACGAGGTATAATTGGTATTGTGAATGActtgatcaaagtttttaGTTGTTAATTCGATTATATGTGGATCTGAATCATAGAAATTTTGGGCTAGGACTGAAGTAATCAAGCTTATCCAAAATaagatataaatatttcgTACAGAACGCATTGGTACCTCGGGATTCGTACGCTTCTTCTGCTTAGCTTCCGTGTCGAAAGTTTCTctagatgatgatgatgatgtgTGAAACTCATACGTTTGGCTCGGGTATCTATggcaagaaaatatatattaaaaaaggTGTGAAATCTCGATGATCCAAAGTAGGGATAACATATGCTGAGCTTGTAAGGACACGATAGAGATATGGATGCTTCTCAACAGTTAGAAAGCTCGCCATATGCATTCTATGCATTTTATACTCTGTATAGACATTTTCATCCAGCTCGACCACCAATTTCTCTCAGACGCATTCAGTCCACACTGTATCctgatttcaaattgaaaaggtCTGAAGTTTCATTGTTTATAACATGGCAAAAGAAGTCGAAACATCAAAATGAATATGTTTTAAGAGGTTGTATTGGAACCTTTGCTAAGTTGCCGGTTTCGCTGGCCATTGAAAGATACTCCATCATTGCAGCAATGGAAGACAGTAGATTTTCCCCGATCTCCCAAAAGGAAActaaatcattaaattgCTGCTGTAATATGCTTGCCAATTTTGAGGCAATATATGATCAGGATGACAAGGGTGATATCATGAATTGGGAATTAGGAAAGCATGGTATTGAACTGAAATTCTGGAATGGAAAGaagacaaaaattttaagtGCAACATTTTTGCCTGATGTAATGACTGAGCAAGGATGGGATAAAGAAGATACGTTCCTCAACTTAATTGAGAAAGCTGGCTCTTGGTCAAATGCTGTGGATATTCTTGCCAATTATGAAGAGTATTTTATTAGGGTAATTAGATATGAAGGTATTAAAAGTGCTATAAAttatgatgaatttgaagaaaaggtgGAACTTTTGCAAACTTGAAGGCTGTTTCTCTACTTCCAACATTtttataattatatattccTCTCATAAAAATTGACTTCTCTTTCAGATGTTACCTAAGTAATTCAGGTTAATATCGTAGTAGTTAACAAGTAAAAGTGTTACCTTTTGGGAGATTTTACGAGTCATACCTTTTCATACTGTATAAAGGAAGCTATACACTTTTGAGAACTGGTGGTGGCTGGCCCTGATTTGAAGATTGTTGATTGAGTTTTACATTGGGATCAATTAATATCACCGggaaaaaattcttcttatATAGGACTTTTTTTCCATATTCGCCAGATGATGTAGTGTTTAATGGCATAGCAATCTCTTTACCTTGCGTTTGTGATCTTGAGAGCCGCTGGACGTTATATCTTCTCATTGGAACTTTGGCTTCCCGATTTGAGTCAGAataatccattttttttgtaatttttatACAAGGAAAAGAGTAGTTATGACGGTCAAAACCTTTCTCAAGGGTTCCTGACTCACCCTCAATTGCTTTCTCGAAGTTGTAGGGTGGGTTATTGAAATGTGTAGTCTTTACTAGGAGCATTTCCTTTTTGGGAAAAACGTCAGCATTTTGTTGTGCTTCTACATCAAAATGCATTTTGAAAGGTTTcacatctttttcttcccTTCCTTTTTCTGTATTAGACCTCGTATAGCATATGTTCTGGTGCTCAATGGAAACTCTGCCATATTCTGAAGTTTCTGTATTACTATTGTGACTTGAAAGACTTTTCTTACTAATGTTTAATCCGTATTGGACAGACCACGAACTTTGAAAGATGCTAACAAAAATTGCGGAACACAATAAAAAGAGGAGTAGTTCTATATGGTAGCTGTTGATATAATTTCTTGCAACAGCCAAGATTGTGTTCGTGATAGTACCAGCTTCCGCATTCTTTACTACGCCAATCCCAGGGAAAGGAGCTGGAAATTTTCCtagtattttcttttctggCAACCCCAAAAAATTGTGGGACAATAACCCTAAGTCCAATTTAAAGAAGGCTAGGTTTATTTTCACATGTTCACTCTTCTTTGTCCCTGGAAACCAGATGATTCTTGACTTCGATATATTAACACTAAGAGCTTGACATCTCTGCACGATATTATTGTAAAGAGTTACGGAACACAGAATTATAGCACATGttacaataaaaataatgcatTTCCTATACTTGCTAGAAGACATGCTTCGCTCCCTAATTCCAAGTTTTGTCCCACCATGATTCTAGCATACAATGGTCAATtgtaaaatcaaaatacTTTGAACattacaaaaatatatatgtaaaaaaataagcGCTAATCTTGCAATAGCTTGTTCTACAACGAGAAAATGTGGAAATAGACGAATAGTTGGCCTGTGATATGTACAATTCTGGTGCTCAACCTTCAGAAAGGATCAAATATCACCGATTAACAGAGTGTGTAgttttatattttgctTTTCAGCAGATTGTCTGAATAATCATTACCTGCCAACAATTGAATAACAAGaaaatctaaaaattccagaattttcattaaaaaatgatacatatttgttgatgattttgttCAGCCATAACAAGGCTTTTTAGTATTACTTTCCTCTGATGACACTTGCCTCCCACTGAGTATGATTTATATTACCGAGTACTCACTTTTTTctgatatcattttcatggCGAATGTCGAAACTCAAATTAAGTATTGATTTCCGCAAATAATAAGGATAATTATTTTAGACTACACTATAACTCAAGTACAATAGAGCATCGCTTAACAATCATCTGAAGATGGTATTTGAGGAGAATGACCTctataacaataataatgacgGCCGTTATAGACGAAATCCAAGGCCgtccttttcttcaacaagGACAACTTCAACATCAACTACTTTAGCTTCTACGCTGGTTGATCAAAATACCACAGAATCATATGCGGGCGCTCCCGTAGAGGCTGTTCCAAGCTCAATCGtttcatttcatcatcCACACTCTCTACAGTCAAATAACAATTTTATACCAGATAATGAGCTACAATATGGTACCAGCAGCGCAAGAAGAAGTAGGAAAAACAGCGTTATAAATGACATGTCCCCTCTTTTGCCAGAACAGTATCCTGGCAACAATAATGGTATTCGATTATCTTCTTCGCATTTCAGGTTCTTCTCTCCTGAAGAAATCAACAACGCTGAAGGTTCTGCAACATTAGAAAACACTGACTTTAATATTACATGGGACCCAACGCCAGCTTACGAACAACAACGAATATACGGCTCAGAGGTACCATCTCGTAGATCTTCAATAAGTTTTGCACATGAATTATCTCGTACAAGGTCATATGGTTCGCAAACTTCTTCTGCAAGACAGAATATCCAACAACAGCCATCACGGCCCCCTTCGTCTACCTCTTCTTCAAGTCTATCAAGGTATAGCATAGTAGAAAGAATTCCTGACGAGCAAATTGACGAGCTTAACGATTCCATTATGTCAACATCCTCCCGTGATTCGACATCACATGATTCTCAAACGTCAAACTCAAATTCTGATGACAATAACTCAAATGACGAAGGTTATTATAAAAAGAGCTCTTATCAGATGGAGTTTTTGAAACCAAGGTACCATGATAAATTCTATTCAGATTTTACAAGCACACAGACTTTTCAAAGGTTTTATATTACGGAAGAGGACTTGGTTATCGGTATTGCTGGTTACCGTTACTCCAAAACAAGATTGTTTGTATACAATTTTCTATGTGTCATAACTCTGGGGCTTATGTACCTTTTACTAAGGTGGATGCCCTCTAAAAGGGTCAAACTTATTGGTGTCAAATGTCCTCTTGCCAAATCAGAATGGGTCGTCATTGAGAACGCATTCGGCGAATTTTCTATTGAGCCTGTTAAAAGACAATGGTATAATAGGCCTTTGAGCACGGTTCTCCATTTGGGTGCCGATTACAACATATCAGATTCAAACAATAATAACCATCATACTAGTGAGAAAAACCCGAATATTCCAATCTTAATTTCATTCCAATACAGATACGTTACTTTCATTTACTCTCCACTGGATGATTTATTCAAGACCAATAATAATTGGATAGATCCCGACTGGCTTGACTTATCAGCTGTCTACCGTGGTCTACCATCTGCCATTCAGGAAGACAGAATTCTAGCATTCGATAAAAACCAGATCAATTTAAAAGTAAAAAGTACCTCACAAATATTATTCGATGAAATTCTGCACCCATTTTacattttccaaatattttctataataTTGTGGAGTCTTGAcgaatattattattacgCTGCATGTATTTTCGTGATATCCATGCTATCCATCCTTCAAAGTCTATTTGAAACTAAAAAAGCATCAAAAAATCTATCTGAAATATCTCATTTCAATTGTGATGTCCGTGTTTTCAGGGAAGAATTCTGGACAAACGTAACTTCCAGTGATTTAGTACCAGGTGACGTGTACGAAATCTCAGATCCTTCGCTGACAACTTTTCCATGTGATTCCATTCTATTAACTGGTGATTGTATTGTAAATGAGTCAATGCTTACAGGTGAATCTGTCccagtttcaaaatttcctgCAACAGAAGATACGATGTTCCAGttaattgatgattttcaaaataccCAAATTTCAAGCTATCTAGCCAAGTCGTTCCTATTTAATGGTACAAAAATAATACGGACAAGAATTCCTCAAGGCCAATCAGCATGTCTAGCAATGGTGACACGTACTGGATTTTCCACGACTAAGGGCTCTTTAGTGCGTTCCATGGCGTTCCCAAAACCAATTGGATTCAAATTCTACAGagattctttcaaatatatagGTGTAATGGCTATTATTGCGATGCTAGGTTTTTCAATCAGTTGCATCCAGTTTATCAAAATCGGCTTAGCCCACAAAACAATGATTTTAAGAGCCCTAGATATCATTACAATCGTCGTACCACCTGCCTTGCCCGCTACTTTGACAATAGGTACTAGTTTTGCACTAAAtagattgaaaaagaagggGATTTTTTGCATATCCCCTACCAGAGTCAACGTTGGCGGTAAAATAGACGTTATGTGCTTTGATAAAACGGGTACATTAACTGAAGATGGGTTGGATGTCTTAGGAGTACACGTATGTGAaccaaataattttaattcatACAGACTCAGTGCATTAAAAGAAAGTAGTAATGATATATTCACGAAATTTTCATTGCATGATTGTAACTCGCCTTTAGATTACAGGAATAAAAACTTTCTGATGTCGTTATTGACCTGCCATTCCCTAAGACTCGTAGACGGAGAGTTAATTGGTGATCCCCTTGACTTTAAAATGTTCACATTCACTGGCTGGTCATATGATGAGGactttcaaaaacaaaaattccACTCCATGTACGAGGAAAGACACCAGGGATCAACTTTTCCTGAAAATTCAGATATCGTTCCTACGGTTGTACATCCAAATGGAAGTGATCCTAACAACAAATTCATCGATAACGATCCCCATAACTTTTTGGGCGTTATCAGaagttttgaatttttgtcaGAGTTGAGAAGGATGAGTGTAATTGTTAAACCAAGTGGCGACGAGGTATATTGGGCCTTTACCAAAGGTGCTCCCGAAGTTATAATGTCGTTATGTAATAAGTCAACTTTACCGAATGATTACGAAGAAATTCTACACAAATATACTCACGCAGGCCATAGAGTTATAGCTTGTTCGGGGAAAATGCTTCCTAAACACTCCTGGTTATATTCGCAGAAGGTTACAAGAGGAGAAATTGAATGTAATATGGAATTTTTAggatttattattttcgaaAACAAGCTCAAAAAGGCAAGCAAAGGAACAATAGACGCGCTGCAGAATGCTAATATTCGTACCATTATGTGTACTGGTGATAATGTATTAACTGCAATTTCTGTTGGTAAGGAATCTGGCCTGATTCAACAGCCACGAATTTATATTCCAGTTCTCAACGACTCTGAAGACGAGTTTCTGGTGTGGAGGGATGTCAACGATCCTGATTCCAGGTTGGATTCCGTCACGTTACAGCCAACGGGCATTGATAATGTTAATGACTATACTCTAGCAGTGACAGGAGAAGTATTTAGAATTCTCTTCGCCAATGAAACAGAGTATCAAACTCCCTACATTTATGAGATACTGTTAAAAGCATCGATATACGCTAGGATGTCTCCTGATGAGAAACATGAACTTATGGAACAACTACAAAAGATTGGCTATACTGTAGGTTTTTGTGGTGATGGTGCAAATGATTGTGGTGCATTAAAAGCTGCTGATGTAGGAATTTCCCTCTCTGAGGCCGAAGCATCCGTTGCAGCTCCTTTTACCTcacaaatttttgatatcagTTGTGTCATAGATGTGATCAAAGAGGGTCGTGCGTCATTGGTAACTTCATTCGCTTGTTTCCAATACATGAGTCTTTATTCCGCAATCCAATTTATCTCGGTCTCGTTTTTGTACAGCCGTGGATCTAATTTGGGTGACttccaatttctttatattgacttatttttgattgttCCAATTGCCATTTTCATGTCATGGTCCAAACCTTACAACAAATTAGATAAAAAGAGGCCCTCAGCTAATCttgtttctttgaaaattctacTCCCTTTATTTATTAGCTTCCTATTAACTTTACTCTTCCAAGGAATACCATGGATAATAGTACAGCAACAGAGTTGGTACATTAAACCAATTGTAGGAGGCGATGATGCTGTTCAATCCTCTGACAATACGGTGCtgtttttcatttcaaatttccagTACATTCTTACAGCTGTAGTTCTTTCTGTGGGGCCTCCATATAGAGAACCGATGTCTGAAAATACTGGATTTATAGTTGATACCTTGTTGTCAATAATTGCGAGCTTACTTTTGATGTTTATAAATAGTGGCTCCTTCCTGGGGAAACTATTTCAATTGActccaatttcaaaaggTTTCAAACTTTATATTATCTGTTGGGCAGTTTTGAACTATTATTCTCAATTACACCTTCCTATACTAATTAAACCATACTTGAGGAAAAGGGAAAGTAGCAAATTTTACAAGAGATTATTAAATCAGAAAAAGCATGTCCATTCAGTTTAATCTTGACTGTGTAAGTGACCTCAACGTTATACTACATATATAGATACATTCATACACACATACATACATACATACATACATACATACATATCGGAAATATGGAAAGTAAGATTAATCAAAGAACTCTCTATCATATTTTGTTGACGATCTCGAAAATATAGTCATTATATCATTAAATAAGGTTATATAGAATTTGATGCGTTTCTCATTGATAAGAAACAATTCCAAAGAACACCAACAGAAGAACTAAAGGGGACCTGAAAATGCTTAGGAATGATgagaaaattgataaattggGCTAGTGGCCACACTAGTAGATTACATCCTAGAGTTGAAATGTATAATCTCTCTATTTTTATCCTGTAAGTCTCAGAATCGCCTCTTTCCATAATAAAGTTAGAGTAAGTGAAGAAAAAGTAGAGGAAAAGTGGTGAATACAACAGTTGATCTGATAATACGCGTTCAAGAACCTGTATAACGGTTGGATCTTCCGTATAAAagtaattcaaaattttgtaccATGGCACTTGAAAATTACTAATAAATAGTCCCCAGAACATAAAACAAACCCATCTCCAGAAATTGAATATGGATGTGTCACGTAATTTCGAGTACTCTGTGTTAAATTCGAAATCGCTaacatttgaagaaatggcAGAAAGCCCATAGTCATTGAAGACGGAATAGTTATCACTTTCATAGCCTGTGTCTTCGTTATTCTGAGATGGAGAGGCGTTATGCCGCCATTGATGCATGAATTCGTTTGCTGTGGAATCTATTATTTGTGGTATAGGATCAatagaagatgaaaaataacaCGTTATGGATTGAGCAATTATATCAGATAGTCCAAACAGAATAACATTCGTGCACATACTAGCAAAATGTGCAGATCTCTGATACAAGTCATTATAGACATTTGTTAATGACCAGAGAAGCCACAACCACAGTAGAAATAAAGTCCAATGAACGATAGTGACATTATATAACTTAAACTGGGTGATATCCTCGGCAAAATGTAGTAATTTATATTGGAGCACAACAGTTCTCGATAAACTAGGGGAGGAATCATCGTGTGATTCTATATCCTCATTGCTGCTATCATAATGCACTACTATTTGATCTCTACCAAATAGTTGAAGGGGCATTTACCTATGTAATATGCTACACCCCAATAATATAGATCTTAATCGTTATGATTCGTACTTCAAGCCTAATTAAACCCAAAGAATGGGGCTCTGTCGATATGCGAGTATTGCCGGGAAGTACGTTTTCATGGACTGCCGTTTTAACCCATACATTATATATGCGTGGGtggaaaaataaaaaacttcaaaaagtatatcattttttttgctaaaaattgaaaaattgaaacttttcAGAATTGCGAGGCGAAATGGTACTTGTCAGCTAAGCAAGCTCTAGGCAGAGACATTGGAGTAACTACCTTTCTGGGGACTCCACGGAACCCTCCCAGTAATGGAGCTTCCCAGTAATGTAGGGAACCTTTGATGTCTGCTCCGCTTAGCTTCGGTCGGAGGGTTGGTTGAGAGTTGAACCAAACTCTTTGTACTGGGCTGGGTCATCCCACTGCTAACCGCTTCTATGCTAGGCTGTTACACTATGTAGAGATGAGTATACAAGAAGCTCAATAGGTGTGAAGGTAGTTGTTAGAAGTAAGCAAAGAGACCATAAACCAAGGAACCAATATGTTGATGCCAAAGGGTGAAAGGGACAAGATCCACAGATATTTGTTTCAAGGTATGTTAACGAAAACagaaatgaagatataaaATGAACGATTAGCACCTAGATTGTTGTTAAATGGCCGATAAGATTCATATTATCAACCAAAAACAGTTCTGTTAATATGGTATGAAATGTAATTCGACAAGGGTCGAGGATAATTAGGAACTACAATACCAAATATGCtaaactttgaaatttgcGTACACATAGAGGTTAACCAATTTTCATAGCTACAGAAAATccatataaatatttcacaatCTGATTAAAACAAACGTCGTCATTATAAATAATCaataaaacaatttttACTAACGACCAAATttaatactttttttttaactAGAAGGTGTTGTCGTTGCCAAGAAGGACTTCAACCAAGCCAAGCACGAAGAAATTGACACCAGAAACTTATATGTTATCAAGGCTTTACAATCTTTAACTTCCAAGGGTTACGTCAAGACTCAATTCTCTTGGCAATACTATTACTACACCTTAACTGAAGAAGGTGTAGAATACTTAAGGG is part of the Kazachstania africana CBS 2517 chromosome 1, complete genome genome and encodes:
- the KAFR0A04280 gene encoding uncharacterized protein (similar to Saccharomyces cerevisiae YOR289W; ancestral locus Anc_8.751), giving the protein MDASQQLESSPYAFYAFYTLYRHFHPARPPISLRRIQSTLYPDFKLKRSEVSLFITWQKKSKHQNEYVLRGCIGTFAKLPVSLAIERYSIIAAMEDSRFSPISQKETKSLNCCCNMLANFEAIYDQDDKGDIMNWELGKHGIELKFWNGKKTKILSATFLPDVMTEQGWDKEDTFLNLIEKAGSWSNAVDILANYEEYFIRVIRYEGIKSAINYDEFEEKVELLQT
- the KAFR0A04290 gene encoding uncharacterized protein; this encodes MSSSKYRKCIIFIVTCAIILCSVTLYNNIVQRCQALSVNISKSRIIWFPGTKKSEHVKINLAFFKLDLGLLSHNFLGLPEKKILGKFPAPFPGIGVVKNAEAGTITNTILAVARNYINSYHIELLLFLLCSAIFVSIFQSSWSVQYGLNISKKSLSSHNSNTETSEYGRVSIEHQNICYTRSNTEKGREEKDVKPFKMHFDVEAQQNADVFPKKEMLLVKTTHFNNPPYNFEKAIEGESGTLEKGFDRHNYSFPCIKITKKMDYSDSNREAKVPMRRYNVQRLSRSQTQGKEIAMPLNTTSSGEYGKKVLYKKNFFPVILIDPNVKLNQQSSNQGQPPPVLKSV
- the YPK9 gene encoding putative acid anhydride hydrolase (similar to Saccharomyces cerevisiae YOR291W; ancestral locus Anc_8.758) — its product is MVFEENDLYNNNNDGRYRRNPRPSFSSTRTTSTSTTLASTLVDQNTTESYAGAPVEAVPSSIVSFHHPHSLQSNNNFIPDNELQYGTSSARRSRKNSVINDMSPLLPEQYPGNNNGIRLSSSHFRFFSPEEINNAEGSATLENTDFNITWDPTPAYEQQRIYGSEVPSRRSSISFAHELSRTRSYGSQTSSARQNIQQQPSRPPSSTSSSSLSRYSIVERIPDEQIDELNDSIMSTSSRDSTSHDSQTSNSNSDDNNSNDEGYYKKSSYQMEFLKPRYHDKFYSDFTSTQTFQRFYITEEDLVIGIAGYRYSKTRLFVYNFLCVITLGLMYLLLRWMPSKRVKLIGVKCPLAKSEWVVIENAFGEFSIEPVKRQWYNRPLSTVLHLGADYNISDSNNNNHHTSEKNPNIPILISFQYRYVTFIYSPLDDLFKTNNNWIDPDWLDLSAVYRGLPSAIQEDRILAFDKNQINLKVKSTSQILFDEILHPFYIFQIFSIILWSLDEYYYYAACIFVISMLSILQSLFETKKASKNLSEISHFNCDVRVFREEFWTNVTSSDLVPGDVYEISDPSLTTFPCDSILLTGDCIVNESMLTGESVPVSKFPATEDTMFQLIDDFQNTQISSYLAKSFLFNGTKIIRTRIPQGQSACLAMVTRTGFSTTKGSLVRSMAFPKPIGFKFYRDSFKYIGVMAIIAMLGFSISCIQFIKIGLAHKTMILRALDIITIVVPPALPATLTIGTSFALNRLKKKGIFCISPTRVNVGGKIDVMCFDKTGTLTEDGLDVLGVHVCEPNNFNSYRLSALKESSNDIFTKFSLHDCNSPLDYRNKNFLMSLLTCHSLRLVDGELIGDPLDFKMFTFTGWSYDEDFQKQKFHSMYEERHQGSTFPENSDIVPTVVHPNGSDPNNKFIDNDPHNFLGVIRSFEFLSELRRMSVIVKPSGDEVYWAFTKGAPEVIMSLCNKSTLPNDYEEILHKYTHAGHRVIACSGKMLPKHSWLYSQKVTRGEIECNMEFLGFIIFENKLKKASKGTIDALQNANIRTIMCTGDNVLTAISVGKESGLIQQPRIYIPVLNDSEDEFLVWRDVNDPDSRLDSVTLQPTGIDNVNDYTLAVTGEVFRILFANETEYQTPYIYEILLKASIYARMSPDEKHELMEQLQKIGYTVGFCGDGANDCGALKAADVGISLSEAEASVAAPFTSQIFDISCVIDVIKEGRASLVTSFACFQYMSLYSAIQFISVSFLYSRGSNLGDFQFLYIDLFLIVPIAIFMSWSKPYNKLDKKRPSANLVSLKILLPLFISFLLTLLFQGIPWIIVQQQSWYIKPIVGGDDAVQSSDNTVLFFISNFQYILTAVVLSVGPPYREPMSENTGFIVDTLLSIIASLLLMFINSGSFLGKLFQLTPISKGFKLYIICWAVLNYYSQLHLPILIKPYLRKRESSKFYKRLLNQKKHVHSV
- the KAFR0A04310 gene encoding uncharacterized protein (similar to Saccharomyces cerevisiae YOR292C; ancestral locus Anc_8.759) encodes the protein MPLQLFGRDQIVVHYDSSNEDIESHDDSSPSLSRTVVLQYKLLHFAEDITQFKLYNVTIVHWTLFLLWLWLLWSLTNVYNDLYQRSAHFASMCTNVILFGLSDIIAQSITCYFSSSIDPIPQIIDSTANEFMHQWRHNASPSQNNEDTGYESDNYSVFNDYGLSAISSNVSDFEFNTEYSKLRDTSIFNFWRWVCFMFWGLFISNFQVPWYKILNYFYTEDPTVIQVLERVLSDQLLYSPLFLYFFFTYSNFIMERGDSETYRIKIERLYISTLGCNLLVWPLAQFINFLIIPKHFQVPFSSSVGVLWNCFLSMRNASNSI
- the RPS10A gene encoding 40S ribosomal protein eS10 (similar to Saccharomyces cerevisiae RPS10B (YMR230W) and RPS10A (YOR293W); ancestral locus Anc_8.760), producing MPKGERDKIHRYLFQEGVVVAKKDFNQAKHEEIDTRNLYVIKALQSLTSKGYVKTQFSWQYYYYTLTEEGVEYLRDYLHLPEHIVPGTYIQDRSQNQRPQRRY